A single genomic interval of Spinacia oleracea cultivar Varoflay chromosome 6, BTI_SOV_V1, whole genome shotgun sequence harbors:
- the LOC130463689 gene encoding shikimate O-hydroxycinnamoyltransferase-like — protein sequence MKTGETSTTKECLFKLSKPQINALNLQANSPSEEKEKHHSYKLSNYEVLAAHVWRTACKARDLANDQLVKLYIPTGGRSRLKDPTPLPQGYVGNVIFYTACIAKTCDITCKPLWYAAGKVHEALKNVENVEYLRSAVDYLESQPDLTPIVRGAHTVTCPNLTINSFGRLPFYEADFGWGKPEFAGHSKLRYEGQTIIVPSPIRDGSYSVNINLFAVHMPLFRKYFYDVGNLPNKL from the coding sequence ATGAAAACAGGTGAGACTTCAACCACGAAGGAATGTCTGTTTAAActttcaaaacctcaaattaATGCATTAAACCTCCAAGCAAACTCTCCAagtgaagaaaaagaaaaacaccaTAGCTACAAACTTAGCAATTACGAGGTACTAGCTGCGCACGTGTGGCGAACAGCATGCAAAGCACGTGACTTAGCAAATGATCAATTAGTGAAGCTTTACATTCCAACTGGTGGACGGTCAAGATTGAAGGATCCAACACCACTACCACAAGGGTATGTAGGGAATGTAATTTTCTACACTGCATGTATTGCGAAAACATGTGATATCACGTGCAAGCCACTATGGTACGCCGCAGGTAAAGTACACGAAGCTCTAAAGAACGTGGAGAATGTGGAGTACTTAAGATCAGCCGTGGATTACTTGGAATCACAGCCAGATCTAACGCCTATAGTTCGTGGGGCCCACACAGTTACATGTCCGAACCTAACAATAAACTCTTTTGGTAGGCTCCCATTTTACGAAGCGGATTTTGGTTGGGGCAAGCCGGAGTTTGCAGGTCATAGTAAGCTGAGATATGAGGGTCAAACTATCATTGTTCCAAGCCCAATTAGGGATGGTAGCTACTCGGTTAACATTAATCTTTTTGCCGTGCACATGCCTCTCTTCCGGAAATACTTCTACGACGTTGGAAACCTACCCAACAAACTATAG
- the LOC110781773 gene encoding phosphoribosylglycinamide formyltransferase, chloroplastic, with translation MGAQSLLTRLSANAYVPSFKDFKGTPFNTSIPRFLQPTKWSSMPADHTYGLAPCRIRSSKRPFLCAVSSQEVQEFPADSGCHDLKPNRKRLAVFVSGGGSNFKAIHEATLKGSVLGDVVVLVTNKGDCGGAAYAKEYGIPVVLFPRRKEPQPFSPSDLVTTLREFKVDFILLAGYLKLIPVELVQHYQKRILNIHPSLLPAFGGKGYYGLKVHKAVISSGARYSGPTIHFVDEEFDTGRILAQRVVPVCAFDTPEELAARVLHEEHHLYVDVVAALCEDRIIWRDDGVPLIQSKEDPQQYS, from the exons ATGGGAGCTCAAAGTTTGCTTACAAGACTTTCCGCAAATGCCTATGTGCCTTCTTTCAAGGATTTTAAAGGCACACCGTTCAATACCTCAATCCCTCGTTTTCTTCAACCCACTAAATGGAGCTCTATGCCAGCCGATCATACGTATGGTTTAGCTCCTTGTAGAATTAGGAGCAGTAAAAGACCATTCTTATGTGCAGTCAGCTCTCAGGAAGTACAAGAGTTTCCTGCCGATTCAGGATGTCACGATTTGAAGCCTAATCGGAAGAGGTTAGCAGTTTTTGTGTCCGGTGGAGGTTCCAATTTCAAGGCAATTCATGAAGCAACACTCAAGGGATCAGTACTCGGAGATGTAGTTGTGTTGGTTACCAACAAAGGAG ACTGCGGAGGTGCAGCCTATGCAAAAGAATATGGTATTCCAGTCGTCTTGTTTCCAAGAAGAAAAGAACCACAACCATTTTCACCGAGTGATCTTGTAACTACTCTTAG GGAATTCAAAGTGGACTTCATACTTCTTGCTGGATATTTAAAACTTATACCAGTTGAGTTGGTTCAACATTATCAAAAGCGGATATTAAATATACATCCTTCACTTCTACCAGCTTTTGGTGGCAAAGGCTATTATGGGCTGAAGGTTCATAAAGCAGTTATTTCTTCTGGAGCAAG ATACTCCGGTCCTACGATCCATTTTGTTGACGAGGAATTTGACACGGGTCGGATCCTTGCCCAGCGAGTTGTGCCTGTGTGTGCTTTTGACACTCCAGAGGAGTTGGCAGCTCGCGTGCTACATGAG GAGCATCATTTATATGTGGACGTAGTTGCAGCATTATGTGAAGACCGGATAATTTGGAGGGATGATGGTGTTCCGCTCATCCAAAGTAAAGAAGATCCACAACAATACAGTTAG
- the LOC110781772 gene encoding (S)-ureidoglycine aminohydrolase: protein MQRFPPLTYLFVFFLSISSSIFEVAVSEEGFCSAPSSVINGGNSRGLYWKVSNPTLAPVHLEDLPGFTRSVYRRDHALITPESHVLSPLPEWKNTLGAHLITPAMGSHFVMYIAKMQDSSRSALPPVDVERFIFVVDGAVTLSNGSENSHNLMVDSYAYLPPNFQHSIDSGASATLVVFERRYSYLGDYLPELTIGSTDKHQLLEIPGEIFELRKLLPTSTAYDFNIHIMDFQPGEFLNVKEVHYNQHGLLLLEGQGIYRLGDSWYPVQAGDAIWMAPFVPQWYAALGKSRTRYLLYKDVNRNPL from the exons ATGCAGCGTTTTCCGCCATTAACATACCTCTTCGTCTTCTTCCTGTCAATATCTTCAA GTATTTTCGAAGTAGCGGTTTCGGAAGAAGGTTTTTGCTCAGCTCCAAGTTCTGTTATTAATGGCGGAAATTCGAGAGGTTTGTACTGGAAAGTTAGTAACCCCACTCTCGCACCTGTTCATCTCGAAG ATTTACCTGGGTTTACTAGAAGTGTTTACAGAAGAGATCATGCTTTGATTACCCCTGAAAGCCATGTGTTGAGCCCTCTTCCTGAGTG GAAGAATACTTTGGGAGCACATTTGATAACACCAGCAATGGGTTCACACTTCGTCATGTACATTGCCAAGATGCAAG ATAGTTCAAGATCAGCACTACCTCCTGTTGATGTTGAAAG GTTTATTTTTGTGGTTGATGGAGCTGTCACTTTGTCTAATGGGTCTGAGAATAGTCACAACTTAATG GTGGATTCATATGCTTATCTGCCTCCTAATTTTCAGCATTCAATTGACAGTGGTGCATCTGCTACTCTTGTCGTTTTTGAACGAAG GTATTCTTATCTAGGTGATTATCTTCCTGAGCTGACAATTGGCTCAACAGATAAGCATCAACTTCTTGAAATTCCTGGCGAG ATTTTTGAGCTCAGGAAGCTTCTTCCAACATCAACGGCATATGATTTCAACATCCAC ATCATGGATTTTCAGCCTGGTGAATTTCTCAACGTGAAG GAGGTACATTACAACCAGCATGGTTTATTACTTCTTGAGGGTCAGGGAATTTACAGATTGGGGGACAGCTG GTATCCTGTTCAAGCAGGCGATGCTATATGGATGGCTCCATTTGTGCCGCAATG GTATGCCGCCCTTGGGAAATCCAGGACACGTTATCTGCTGTACAAAGATGTAAACAGGAATCCTCTGTAA